Proteins encoded within one genomic window of Haematobia irritans isolate KBUSLIRL chromosome 5, ASM5000362v1, whole genome shotgun sequence:
- the Mef2 gene encoding myocyte enhancer factor 2 isoform X8, whose amino-acid sequence MGRKKIQISRITDERNRQVTFNKRKFGVMKKAYELSVLCDCEIALIIFSSSNKLYQYASTDMDKVLLKYTEYNEPHESLTNKNIIEILSSPFQKENKNGVMSPDSPEQEADYTLTPRTEAKYNKIDEDFQLLMHRTQMAGGASSGRNMSNANYTLPVSVPVPGSYGDNMLQTSPQMSHTNISPRPSSSETDSGGMSLITHHLTHKQHSPGSQNGRASNLRVVIPAPTIAQNMSTADELAYTDRHNQTTLNTPVMTLQTPIPTLQGYPFVPQDFSMSSDVMSLPTWSTHQGLVHQTGLSHLSVSNTTPPPATSPVNIKVKSEPQSPPRDLSGGHQHSNGSNLGSSNSAGGGGGGNGGSGGGGGSSTSHSSLNANNINNSLSLNSGGLSVSSAVGVIAGSSPGGAGGGGGGGGILSGGASNSSSTSNGSANDQATNLSVLNHSQQHLVMAGSRPSSTGHLTPTPGIDKYEGYPYRSQLGPNSRLWNFGAVTPSNIPSPDMRLNDMHKAAVSQQQQQQQQQQQQHQQQHQQQQQHLSDYESGPNQAHKRPRISGGWTT is encoded by the exons ATGGGTAGAAAGAAAATTCAGATATCACGTATAACGGATGAAAGGAACCGACAG gttaccttcaataaacgtaaatTCGGTGTTATGAAAAAAGCTTATGAATTATCAGTTTTATGCGATTGTGAAATAGCATTGATCATCTTTTCATCGAGTAATAAATTATATCAATATGCCAGCACAGATATGGACAAAGTCCTTCTTAAATATACAGAATATAATGAACCCCATGAATCTTTAACCAACAAAAATATCATTGAG ATTCTCTCTTCTCCATTTCAGAAGGAGAACAAAAATGGTGTCATGTCTCCCGATTCACCGGAACAGGAAGCCGATTACACCCTAACGCCACGCACCGAAGCcaaatacaataaaatcgatGAAGACTTTCAGTTGCTGATGCATCGTACCCAGATGGCGGGTGGAGCCTCCTCTGGCCGCAATATGTCCAATGCCAATTACACATTACCCGTATCGGTGCCGGTGCCAGGCTCCTATGGTGATAATATGCTGCAAACAAGTCCACAAATGTCCCACACAAATATTAGTCCACGACCATCGAGTTCGGAAACGGATTCAGGTGGGATGTCGTTGATAA ctcATCATCTAACGCATAAACAACATTCGCCAGGCAGTCAAAATGGTCGAGCTTCCAATTTGCGGGTAGTCATACCGGCACCTACAATTGCTCAAAACATGTCCACCGCCGATGAATTAGCCTATACAGAT cgtCACAATCAAACAACTTTAAATACTCCCGTTATGACATTACAGACACCCATACCAACGTTACAGGGTTATCCATTTGTACCGCAAGATTTCTCTATGAGCTCCGATGTGATGAGTTTACCCACATGGAGTACTCATCAAGGACTGGTACATCAGACGGG TCTCTCCCATTTAAGTGTTTCAAATACCACACCACCTCCCGCCACATCACCAGTCAATATTAAAGTCAAATCCGAGCCACAATCTCCACCCCGTGATCTCTCCGGTGGCCATCAACATAGTAATGGCTCCAATTTAGGCTCTTCAAATAGTGCCGGTGGAGGTGGTGGTGGCAATGGTGGCagtggtggtggtggaggtAGTTCGACTAGTCACTCCAGTTTAAATgccaataatataaataattcgTTGTCTCTAAATTCCGGCGGTTTGAGTGTTAGCAGTGCAGTAGGAGTTATAGCTGGTTCTAGTCCTGGAGGTGCCGGAGGCGGGGGTGGCGGCGGCGGTATATTAAGTGGTGGTGCTTCAAATTCTTCCTCAACATCCAATGGCTCGGCCAATGATCAGGCGACCAATTTAAGTGTGCTAAATCATAGTCAACAGCATTTGGTCATGGCTGGTTCAAGACCATCATCAACGGGTCATCTGACACCGACACCGG GCATAGATAAATATGAAGGTTATCCCTATCGGTCACAACTGGGTCCGAATTCTAGATTATGGAATTTTG GTGCTGTGACGCCGAGTAATATACCCTCTCCCGATATGCGCCTAAATGATATGCACAAAGCGGCGGTTagtcagcaacaacaacaacaacagcagcaacaacaacaacatcagcaacaacatcaacaacaacaacagcatttGAGTGATTATGAGAGTGGTCCGAATCAGGCACACAAGCGCCCTAGAATATCGGGAGGATGGACAACATag
- the Mef2 gene encoding myocyte enhancer factor 2 isoform X1, translated as MGRKKIQISRITDERNRQVTFNKRKFGVMKKAYELSVLCDCEIALIIFSSSNKLYQYASTDMDKVLLKYTEYNEPHESLTNKNIIEILSSPFQKENKNGVMSPDSPEQEADYTLTPRTEAKYNKIDEDFQLLMHRTQMAGGASSGRNMSNANYTLPVSVPVPGSYGDNMLQTSPQMSHTNISPRPSSSETDSGGMSLIIYPSGSMLEMSNGYPHSHSPLVGSPSPGPSPGIAHHLTHKQHSPGSQNGRASNLRVVIPAPTIAQNMSTADELAYTDRHNQTTLNTPVMTLQTPIPTLQGYPFVPQDFSMSSDVMSLPTWSTHQGLVHQTGLSHLSVSNTTPPPATSPVNIKVKSEPQSPPRDLSGGHQHSNGSNLGSSNSAGGGGGGNGGSGGGGGSSTSHSSLNANNINNSLSLNSGGLSVSSAVGVIAGSSPGGAGGGGGGGGILSGGASNSSSTSNGSANDQATNLSVLNHSQQHLVMAGSRPSSTGHLTPTPGIDKYEGYPYRSQLGPNSRLWNFGAVTPSNIPSPDMRLNDMHKAAVSQQQQQQQQQQQQHQQQHQQQQQHLSDYESGPNQAHKRPRISGGWTT; from the exons ATGGGTAGAAAGAAAATTCAGATATCACGTATAACGGATGAAAGGAACCGACAG gttaccttcaataaacgtaaatTCGGTGTTATGAAAAAAGCTTATGAATTATCAGTTTTATGCGATTGTGAAATAGCATTGATCATCTTTTCATCGAGTAATAAATTATATCAATATGCCAGCACAGATATGGACAAAGTCCTTCTTAAATATACAGAATATAATGAACCCCATGAATCTTTAACCAACAAAAATATCATTGAG ATTCTCTCTTCTCCATTTCAGAAGGAGAACAAAAATGGTGTCATGTCTCCCGATTCACCGGAACAGGAAGCCGATTACACCCTAACGCCACGCACCGAAGCcaaatacaataaaatcgatGAAGACTTTCAGTTGCTGATGCATCGTACCCAGATGGCGGGTGGAGCCTCCTCTGGCCGCAATATGTCCAATGCCAATTACACATTACCCGTATCGGTGCCGGTGCCAGGCTCCTATGGTGATAATATGCTGCAAACAAGTCCACAAATGTCCCACACAAATATTAGTCCACGACCATCGAGTTCGGAAACGGATTCAGGTGGGATGTCGTTGATAA TATATCCATCTGGTTCAATGTTGGAGATGTCTAATGGTTATCCTCATTCACATTCGCCGCTTGTTGGTTCTCCCAGTCCGGGACCGAGTCCTGGTATAG ctcATCATCTAACGCATAAACAACATTCGCCAGGCAGTCAAAATGGTCGAGCTTCCAATTTGCGGGTAGTCATACCGGCACCTACAATTGCTCAAAACATGTCCACCGCCGATGAATTAGCCTATACAGAT cgtCACAATCAAACAACTTTAAATACTCCCGTTATGACATTACAGACACCCATACCAACGTTACAGGGTTATCCATTTGTACCGCAAGATTTCTCTATGAGCTCCGATGTGATGAGTTTACCCACATGGAGTACTCATCAAGGACTGGTACATCAGACGGG TCTCTCCCATTTAAGTGTTTCAAATACCACACCACCTCCCGCCACATCACCAGTCAATATTAAAGTCAAATCCGAGCCACAATCTCCACCCCGTGATCTCTCCGGTGGCCATCAACATAGTAATGGCTCCAATTTAGGCTCTTCAAATAGTGCCGGTGGAGGTGGTGGTGGCAATGGTGGCagtggtggtggtggaggtAGTTCGACTAGTCACTCCAGTTTAAATgccaataatataaataattcgTTGTCTCTAAATTCCGGCGGTTTGAGTGTTAGCAGTGCAGTAGGAGTTATAGCTGGTTCTAGTCCTGGAGGTGCCGGAGGCGGGGGTGGCGGCGGCGGTATATTAAGTGGTGGTGCTTCAAATTCTTCCTCAACATCCAATGGCTCGGCCAATGATCAGGCGACCAATTTAAGTGTGCTAAATCATAGTCAACAGCATTTGGTCATGGCTGGTTCAAGACCATCATCAACGGGTCATCTGACACCGACACCGG GCATAGATAAATATGAAGGTTATCCCTATCGGTCACAACTGGGTCCGAATTCTAGATTATGGAATTTTG GTGCTGTGACGCCGAGTAATATACCCTCTCCCGATATGCGCCTAAATGATATGCACAAAGCGGCGGTTagtcagcaacaacaacaacaacagcagcaacaacaacaacatcagcaacaacatcaacaacaacaacagcatttGAGTGATTATGAGAGTGGTCCGAATCAGGCACACAAGCGCCCTAGAATATCGGGAGGATGGACAACATag
- the Mef2 gene encoding myocyte enhancer factor 2 isoform X2, translated as MGRKKIQISRITDERNRQVTFNKRKFGVMKKAYELSVLCDCEIALIIFSSSNKLYQYASTDMDKVLLKYTEYNEPHESLTNKNIIEILSSPFQKENKNGVMSPDSPEQEADYTLTPRTEAKYNKIDEDFQLLMHRTQMAGGASSGRNMSNANYTLPVSVPVPGSYGDNMLQTSPQMSHTNISPRPSSSETDSVYPSGSMLEMSNGYPHSHSPLVGSPSPGPSPGIAHHLTHKQHSPGSQNGRASNLRVVIPAPTIAQNMSTADELAYTDRHNQTTLNTPVMTLQTPIPTLQGYPFVPQDFSMSSDVMSLPTWSTHQGLVHQTGLSHLSVSNTTPPPATSPVNIKVKSEPQSPPRDLSGGHQHSNGSNLGSSNSAGGGGGGNGGSGGGGGSSTSHSSLNANNINNSLSLNSGGLSVSSAVGVIAGSSPGGAGGGGGGGGILSGGASNSSSTSNGSANDQATNLSVLNHSQQHLVMAGSRPSSTGHLTPTPGIDKYEGYPYRSQLGPNSRLWNFGAVTPSNIPSPDMRLNDMHKAAVSQQQQQQQQQQQQHQQQHQQQQQHLSDYESGPNQAHKRPRISGGWTT; from the exons ATGGGTAGAAAGAAAATTCAGATATCACGTATAACGGATGAAAGGAACCGACAG gttaccttcaataaacgtaaatTCGGTGTTATGAAAAAAGCTTATGAATTATCAGTTTTATGCGATTGTGAAATAGCATTGATCATCTTTTCATCGAGTAATAAATTATATCAATATGCCAGCACAGATATGGACAAAGTCCTTCTTAAATATACAGAATATAATGAACCCCATGAATCTTTAACCAACAAAAATATCATTGAG ATTCTCTCTTCTCCATTTCAGAAGGAGAACAAAAATGGTGTCATGTCTCCCGATTCACCGGAACAGGAAGCCGATTACACCCTAACGCCACGCACCGAAGCcaaatacaataaaatcgatGAAGACTTTCAGTTGCTGATGCATCGTACCCAGATGGCGGGTGGAGCCTCCTCTGGCCGCAATATGTCCAATGCCAATTACACATTACCCGTATCGGTGCCGGTGCCAGGCTCCTATGGTGATAATATGCTGCAAACAAGTCCACAAATGTCCCACACAAATATTAGTCCACGACCATCGAGTTCGGAAACGGATTCAG TATATCCATCTGGTTCAATGTTGGAGATGTCTAATGGTTATCCTCATTCACATTCGCCGCTTGTTGGTTCTCCCAGTCCGGGACCGAGTCCTGGTATAG ctcATCATCTAACGCATAAACAACATTCGCCAGGCAGTCAAAATGGTCGAGCTTCCAATTTGCGGGTAGTCATACCGGCACCTACAATTGCTCAAAACATGTCCACCGCCGATGAATTAGCCTATACAGAT cgtCACAATCAAACAACTTTAAATACTCCCGTTATGACATTACAGACACCCATACCAACGTTACAGGGTTATCCATTTGTACCGCAAGATTTCTCTATGAGCTCCGATGTGATGAGTTTACCCACATGGAGTACTCATCAAGGACTGGTACATCAGACGGG TCTCTCCCATTTAAGTGTTTCAAATACCACACCACCTCCCGCCACATCACCAGTCAATATTAAAGTCAAATCCGAGCCACAATCTCCACCCCGTGATCTCTCCGGTGGCCATCAACATAGTAATGGCTCCAATTTAGGCTCTTCAAATAGTGCCGGTGGAGGTGGTGGTGGCAATGGTGGCagtggtggtggtggaggtAGTTCGACTAGTCACTCCAGTTTAAATgccaataatataaataattcgTTGTCTCTAAATTCCGGCGGTTTGAGTGTTAGCAGTGCAGTAGGAGTTATAGCTGGTTCTAGTCCTGGAGGTGCCGGAGGCGGGGGTGGCGGCGGCGGTATATTAAGTGGTGGTGCTTCAAATTCTTCCTCAACATCCAATGGCTCGGCCAATGATCAGGCGACCAATTTAAGTGTGCTAAATCATAGTCAACAGCATTTGGTCATGGCTGGTTCAAGACCATCATCAACGGGTCATCTGACACCGACACCGG GCATAGATAAATATGAAGGTTATCCCTATCGGTCACAACTGGGTCCGAATTCTAGATTATGGAATTTTG GTGCTGTGACGCCGAGTAATATACCCTCTCCCGATATGCGCCTAAATGATATGCACAAAGCGGCGGTTagtcagcaacaacaacaacaacagcagcaacaacaacaacatcagcaacaacatcaacaacaacaacagcatttGAGTGATTATGAGAGTGGTCCGAATCAGGCACACAAGCGCCCTAGAATATCGGGAGGATGGACAACATag
- the Mef2 gene encoding myocyte enhancer factor 2 isoform X9, which yields MGRKKIQISRITDERNRQVTFNKRKFGVMKKAYELSVLCDCEIALIIFSSSNKLYQYASTDMDKVLLKYTEYNEPHESLTNKNIIEILSSPFQKENKNGVMSPDSPEQEADYTLTPRTEAKYNKIDEDFQLLMHRTQMAGGASSGRNMSNANYTLPVSVPVPGSYGDNMLQTSPQMSHTNISPRPSSSETDSAHHLTHKQHSPGSQNGRASNLRVVIPAPTIAQNMSTADELAYTDRHNQTTLNTPVMTLQTPIPTLQGYPFVPQDFSMSSDVMSLPTWSTHQGLVHQTGLSHLSVSNTTPPPATSPVNIKVKSEPQSPPRDLSGGHQHSNGSNLGSSNSAGGGGGGNGGSGGGGGSSTSHSSLNANNINNSLSLNSGGLSVSSAVGVIAGSSPGGAGGGGGGGGILSGGASNSSSTSNGSANDQATNLSVLNHSQQHLVMAGSRPSSTGHLTPTPGIDKYEGYPYRSQLGPNSRLWNFGAVTPSNIPSPDMRLNDMHKAAVSQQQQQQQQQQQQHQQQHQQQQQHLSDYESGPNQAHKRPRISGGWTT from the exons ATGGGTAGAAAGAAAATTCAGATATCACGTATAACGGATGAAAGGAACCGACAG gttaccttcaataaacgtaaatTCGGTGTTATGAAAAAAGCTTATGAATTATCAGTTTTATGCGATTGTGAAATAGCATTGATCATCTTTTCATCGAGTAATAAATTATATCAATATGCCAGCACAGATATGGACAAAGTCCTTCTTAAATATACAGAATATAATGAACCCCATGAATCTTTAACCAACAAAAATATCATTGAG ATTCTCTCTTCTCCATTTCAGAAGGAGAACAAAAATGGTGTCATGTCTCCCGATTCACCGGAACAGGAAGCCGATTACACCCTAACGCCACGCACCGAAGCcaaatacaataaaatcgatGAAGACTTTCAGTTGCTGATGCATCGTACCCAGATGGCGGGTGGAGCCTCCTCTGGCCGCAATATGTCCAATGCCAATTACACATTACCCGTATCGGTGCCGGTGCCAGGCTCCTATGGTGATAATATGCTGCAAACAAGTCCACAAATGTCCCACACAAATATTAGTCCACGACCATCGAGTTCGGAAACGGATTCAG ctcATCATCTAACGCATAAACAACATTCGCCAGGCAGTCAAAATGGTCGAGCTTCCAATTTGCGGGTAGTCATACCGGCACCTACAATTGCTCAAAACATGTCCACCGCCGATGAATTAGCCTATACAGAT cgtCACAATCAAACAACTTTAAATACTCCCGTTATGACATTACAGACACCCATACCAACGTTACAGGGTTATCCATTTGTACCGCAAGATTTCTCTATGAGCTCCGATGTGATGAGTTTACCCACATGGAGTACTCATCAAGGACTGGTACATCAGACGGG TCTCTCCCATTTAAGTGTTTCAAATACCACACCACCTCCCGCCACATCACCAGTCAATATTAAAGTCAAATCCGAGCCACAATCTCCACCCCGTGATCTCTCCGGTGGCCATCAACATAGTAATGGCTCCAATTTAGGCTCTTCAAATAGTGCCGGTGGAGGTGGTGGTGGCAATGGTGGCagtggtggtggtggaggtAGTTCGACTAGTCACTCCAGTTTAAATgccaataatataaataattcgTTGTCTCTAAATTCCGGCGGTTTGAGTGTTAGCAGTGCAGTAGGAGTTATAGCTGGTTCTAGTCCTGGAGGTGCCGGAGGCGGGGGTGGCGGCGGCGGTATATTAAGTGGTGGTGCTTCAAATTCTTCCTCAACATCCAATGGCTCGGCCAATGATCAGGCGACCAATTTAAGTGTGCTAAATCATAGTCAACAGCATTTGGTCATGGCTGGTTCAAGACCATCATCAACGGGTCATCTGACACCGACACCGG GCATAGATAAATATGAAGGTTATCCCTATCGGTCACAACTGGGTCCGAATTCTAGATTATGGAATTTTG GTGCTGTGACGCCGAGTAATATACCCTCTCCCGATATGCGCCTAAATGATATGCACAAAGCGGCGGTTagtcagcaacaacaacaacaacagcagcaacaacaacaacatcagcaacaacatcaacaacaacaacagcatttGAGTGATTATGAGAGTGGTCCGAATCAGGCACACAAGCGCCCTAGAATATCGGGAGGATGGACAACATag
- the Mef2 gene encoding myocyte enhancer factor 2 isoform X7, which translates to MGRKKIQISRITDERNRQVTFNKRKFGVMKKAYELSVLCDCEIALIIFSSSNKLYQYASTDMDKVLLKYTEYNEPHESLTNKNIIEILSSPFQKENKNGVMSPDSPEQEADYTLTPRTEAKYNKIDEDFQLLMHRTQMAGGASSGRNMSNANYTLPVSVPVPGSYGDNMLQTSPQMSHTNISPRPSSSETDSGGMSLIIYPSGSMLEMSNGYPHSHSPLVGSPSPGPSPGIAHHLTHKQHSPGSQNGRASNLRVVIPAPTIAQNMSTADELAYTDRHNQTTLNTPVMTLQTPIPTLQGYPFVPQDFSMSSDVMSLPTWSTHQGLVHQTGLSHLSVSNTTPPPATSPVNIKVKSEPQSPPRDLSGGHQHSNGSNLGSSNSAGGGGGGNGGSGGGGGSSTSHSSLNANNINNSLSLNSGGLSVSSAVGVIAGSSPGGAGGGGGGGGILSGGASNSSSTSNGSANDQATNLSVLNHSQQHLVMAGSRPSSTGHLTPTPGAVTPSNIPSPDMRLNDMHKAAVSQQQQQQQQQQQQHQQQHQQQQQHLSDYESGPNQAHKRPRISGGWTT; encoded by the exons ATGGGTAGAAAGAAAATTCAGATATCACGTATAACGGATGAAAGGAACCGACAG gttaccttcaataaacgtaaatTCGGTGTTATGAAAAAAGCTTATGAATTATCAGTTTTATGCGATTGTGAAATAGCATTGATCATCTTTTCATCGAGTAATAAATTATATCAATATGCCAGCACAGATATGGACAAAGTCCTTCTTAAATATACAGAATATAATGAACCCCATGAATCTTTAACCAACAAAAATATCATTGAG ATTCTCTCTTCTCCATTTCAGAAGGAGAACAAAAATGGTGTCATGTCTCCCGATTCACCGGAACAGGAAGCCGATTACACCCTAACGCCACGCACCGAAGCcaaatacaataaaatcgatGAAGACTTTCAGTTGCTGATGCATCGTACCCAGATGGCGGGTGGAGCCTCCTCTGGCCGCAATATGTCCAATGCCAATTACACATTACCCGTATCGGTGCCGGTGCCAGGCTCCTATGGTGATAATATGCTGCAAACAAGTCCACAAATGTCCCACACAAATATTAGTCCACGACCATCGAGTTCGGAAACGGATTCAGGTGGGATGTCGTTGATAA TATATCCATCTGGTTCAATGTTGGAGATGTCTAATGGTTATCCTCATTCACATTCGCCGCTTGTTGGTTCTCCCAGTCCGGGACCGAGTCCTGGTATAG ctcATCATCTAACGCATAAACAACATTCGCCAGGCAGTCAAAATGGTCGAGCTTCCAATTTGCGGGTAGTCATACCGGCACCTACAATTGCTCAAAACATGTCCACCGCCGATGAATTAGCCTATACAGAT cgtCACAATCAAACAACTTTAAATACTCCCGTTATGACATTACAGACACCCATACCAACGTTACAGGGTTATCCATTTGTACCGCAAGATTTCTCTATGAGCTCCGATGTGATGAGTTTACCCACATGGAGTACTCATCAAGGACTGGTACATCAGACGGG TCTCTCCCATTTAAGTGTTTCAAATACCACACCACCTCCCGCCACATCACCAGTCAATATTAAAGTCAAATCCGAGCCACAATCTCCACCCCGTGATCTCTCCGGTGGCCATCAACATAGTAATGGCTCCAATTTAGGCTCTTCAAATAGTGCCGGTGGAGGTGGTGGTGGCAATGGTGGCagtggtggtggtggaggtAGTTCGACTAGTCACTCCAGTTTAAATgccaataatataaataattcgTTGTCTCTAAATTCCGGCGGTTTGAGTGTTAGCAGTGCAGTAGGAGTTATAGCTGGTTCTAGTCCTGGAGGTGCCGGAGGCGGGGGTGGCGGCGGCGGTATATTAAGTGGTGGTGCTTCAAATTCTTCCTCAACATCCAATGGCTCGGCCAATGATCAGGCGACCAATTTAAGTGTGCTAAATCATAGTCAACAGCATTTGGTCATGGCTGGTTCAAGACCATCATCAACGGGTCATCTGACACCGACACCGG GTGCTGTGACGCCGAGTAATATACCCTCTCCCGATATGCGCCTAAATGATATGCACAAAGCGGCGGTTagtcagcaacaacaacaacaacagcagcaacaacaacaacatcagcaacaacatcaacaacaacaacagcatttGAGTGATTATGAGAGTGGTCCGAATCAGGCACACAAGCGCCCTAGAATATCGGGAGGATGGACAACATag
- the Mef2 gene encoding myocyte enhancer factor 2 isoform X5 produces the protein MGRKKIQISRITDERNRQVTFNKRKFGVMKKAYELSVLCDCEIALIIFSSSNKLYQYASTDMDKVLLKYTEYNEPHESLTNKNIIEILSSPFQKENKNGVMSPDSPEQEADYTLTPRTEAKYNKIDEDFQLLMHRTQMAGGASSGRNMSNANYTLPVSVPVPGSYGDNMLQTSPQMSHTNISPRPSSSETDSGGMSLIIYPSGSMLEMSNGYPHSHSPLVGSPSPGPSPGIAHHLTHKQHSPGSQNGRASNLRVVIPAPTIAQNMSTADELAYTDTPIPTLQGYPFVPQDFSMSSDVMSLPTWSTHQGLVHQTGLSHLSVSNTTPPPATSPVNIKVKSEPQSPPRDLSGGHQHSNGSNLGSSNSAGGGGGGNGGSGGGGGSSTSHSSLNANNINNSLSLNSGGLSVSSAVGVIAGSSPGGAGGGGGGGGILSGGASNSSSTSNGSANDQATNLSVLNHSQQHLVMAGSRPSSTGHLTPTPGIDKYEGYPYRSQLGPNSRLWNFGAVTPSNIPSPDMRLNDMHKAAVSQQQQQQQQQQQQHQQQHQQQQQHLSDYESGPNQAHKRPRISGGWTT, from the exons ATGGGTAGAAAGAAAATTCAGATATCACGTATAACGGATGAAAGGAACCGACAG gttaccttcaataaacgtaaatTCGGTGTTATGAAAAAAGCTTATGAATTATCAGTTTTATGCGATTGTGAAATAGCATTGATCATCTTTTCATCGAGTAATAAATTATATCAATATGCCAGCACAGATATGGACAAAGTCCTTCTTAAATATACAGAATATAATGAACCCCATGAATCTTTAACCAACAAAAATATCATTGAG ATTCTCTCTTCTCCATTTCAGAAGGAGAACAAAAATGGTGTCATGTCTCCCGATTCACCGGAACAGGAAGCCGATTACACCCTAACGCCACGCACCGAAGCcaaatacaataaaatcgatGAAGACTTTCAGTTGCTGATGCATCGTACCCAGATGGCGGGTGGAGCCTCCTCTGGCCGCAATATGTCCAATGCCAATTACACATTACCCGTATCGGTGCCGGTGCCAGGCTCCTATGGTGATAATATGCTGCAAACAAGTCCACAAATGTCCCACACAAATATTAGTCCACGACCATCGAGTTCGGAAACGGATTCAGGTGGGATGTCGTTGATAA TATATCCATCTGGTTCAATGTTGGAGATGTCTAATGGTTATCCTCATTCACATTCGCCGCTTGTTGGTTCTCCCAGTCCGGGACCGAGTCCTGGTATAG ctcATCATCTAACGCATAAACAACATTCGCCAGGCAGTCAAAATGGTCGAGCTTCCAATTTGCGGGTAGTCATACCGGCACCTACAATTGCTCAAAACATGTCCACCGCCGATGAATTAGCCTATACAGAT ACACCCATACCAACGTTACAGGGTTATCCATTTGTACCGCAAGATTTCTCTATGAGCTCCGATGTGATGAGTTTACCCACATGGAGTACTCATCAAGGACTGGTACATCAGACGGG TCTCTCCCATTTAAGTGTTTCAAATACCACACCACCTCCCGCCACATCACCAGTCAATATTAAAGTCAAATCCGAGCCACAATCTCCACCCCGTGATCTCTCCGGTGGCCATCAACATAGTAATGGCTCCAATTTAGGCTCTTCAAATAGTGCCGGTGGAGGTGGTGGTGGCAATGGTGGCagtggtggtggtggaggtAGTTCGACTAGTCACTCCAGTTTAAATgccaataatataaataattcgTTGTCTCTAAATTCCGGCGGTTTGAGTGTTAGCAGTGCAGTAGGAGTTATAGCTGGTTCTAGTCCTGGAGGTGCCGGAGGCGGGGGTGGCGGCGGCGGTATATTAAGTGGTGGTGCTTCAAATTCTTCCTCAACATCCAATGGCTCGGCCAATGATCAGGCGACCAATTTAAGTGTGCTAAATCATAGTCAACAGCATTTGGTCATGGCTGGTTCAAGACCATCATCAACGGGTCATCTGACACCGACACCGG GCATAGATAAATATGAAGGTTATCCCTATCGGTCACAACTGGGTCCGAATTCTAGATTATGGAATTTTG GTGCTGTGACGCCGAGTAATATACCCTCTCCCGATATGCGCCTAAATGATATGCACAAAGCGGCGGTTagtcagcaacaacaacaacaacagcagcaacaacaacaacatcagcaacaacatcaacaacaacaacagcatttGAGTGATTATGAGAGTGGTCCGAATCAGGCACACAAGCGCCCTAGAATATCGGGAGGATGGACAACATag